A single Cryomorphaceae bacterium DNA region contains:
- a CDS encoding gliding motility-associated C-terminal domain-containing protein: protein MKHWRLWIIGSFCLLSQSLLAQGDFYMSNATINNCYGNFFDSDLGMPAGNYDHNENLTFTICVPQATQITMIFSQFCTEAVLDYIRFYDGPDTLSPLIFGPWSGGNTPPPIVATSGCLTINFISDVSVACTGWSAQFFSDVPPPIPPNITAVAGTCNSNQLVVGFDAPIDCDSLNAGAFTLSGTPGYTITSVLPNPCVNDSATSAILMLDNAITDCASFGLDFDLTLADACDSLHFFTLTQAFDVFDCPVEVQLQATADSLCGGGCADILAAPNGGDCNYTYTWSTGWPNIGGPHTICTSTDTTIIVTLSDGQGFTDTDTIQIFAIDAPVAGPDTNVCSTFGPLQLIGASPAGGIYSGPGISSPTGIFDPSLSGLGSFYVYYDFQGCIDSLEVTVYELDAGPDTAACPGSGPLFLTGANTPGGTWTGPNVTPTGVFTPPAVVDSFTVFYSANGCTDSLTIYVDSIALAPLDSVCQSDPIVQLQFSPPGGLWSGPGIVDGQLGYFDPDDAGGGLHTLTYTISGCAGSEDIYVWPIDIGQNRLVVCPQTDTVFLPTPNPTGGYWSGPGIIDSIAGIFNPSLIGTGGNYNQDIFYHVNGCVDTLEIRARNTTVDSVVLRRCISDTIFELGNGNTGRNPWNGDWSGPGVIDPNYPGEFDPAAAGPGLHLLYYDANGCRDSMYIEVFPLPTVNDTIVCEASGIINLSESVPGGIWSGPGIVVDTTGLFDPTLAGPGSHTLYYDIFQACRDSMVITVDSLPVIDMSFVDSAYCFIDSVIDLNITPASGTLTGPGVIGNNWNAALAGSGVHLLRFEATNGTCTVQDSAFVLVRDTLEANSSVDSTAICYGDSVLVDVSAAGGETTNIQYLWSDSLGTGPSQVLQPLQSTTYFVTITDNCSEPVVLPIDIEVYPEIEVDLLRSDTVCYDSTGWVSIQSANNINYTFTWLTNPTQNSPTIDVERGTYYVESTDPNTGCSVVDTITLPSFSQLNANFSLNPNFDCLYLSESQVNLIDFSIGGTSGYWDWGDNTGNVLYQLGQYPQHSYADSGQFTVTLYLENEGGCFDIHQETVCIELDPGIWIPNAFTPDADNLNDGWRPEGSQIEEYRLLIFNRWGELMFETDDFYEAWDGTYKGEPAKSDAYEYRLWYRYIDAETVHERIGQLYLIR from the coding sequence ATGAAGCACTGGAGGTTGTGGATTATCGGAAGCTTTTGCTTGCTGAGCCAATCGCTTTTGGCCCAGGGTGACTTCTATATGTCCAATGCCACCATCAACAACTGTTACGGTAATTTTTTCGACTCTGATCTAGGGATGCCCGCGGGCAACTACGACCATAACGAAAACCTAACGTTCACCATTTGCGTCCCCCAGGCTACTCAGATCACCATGATCTTCTCCCAATTCTGTACCGAAGCAGTTCTCGACTACATCCGGTTTTACGACGGACCCGACACCCTTAGCCCTTTGATTTTTGGACCCTGGTCAGGAGGAAACACTCCTCCCCCAATCGTCGCCACCTCAGGCTGCTTAACGATCAACTTTATATCAGACGTATCTGTGGCGTGTACCGGTTGGTCCGCACAATTCTTCAGTGATGTCCCGCCCCCTATTCCACCGAACATCACCGCTGTTGCAGGCACGTGTAATTCCAATCAATTGGTTGTTGGCTTCGATGCACCTATAGACTGTGATTCATTAAACGCAGGAGCATTCACGCTAAGCGGCACACCTGGTTACACCATCACCTCTGTACTACCGAACCCTTGCGTAAATGACTCTGCTACTTCGGCCATCCTGATGCTGGACAATGCCATCACAGATTGTGCGAGTTTCGGATTAGACTTTGATTTGACCCTTGCAGATGCTTGTGATTCGCTCCATTTCTTTACGCTAACCCAAGCTTTCGACGTATTTGACTGCCCTGTTGAGGTCCAACTTCAGGCCACAGCAGATTCCTTATGCGGTGGTGGATGTGCAGATATCCTTGCCGCTCCCAATGGAGGAGACTGCAATTACACCTATACCTGGAGCACTGGCTGGCCCAATATAGGAGGTCCCCATACGATATGTACATCGACCGATACAACCATCATCGTCACTCTTTCAGATGGACAAGGTTTCACCGATACAGACACCATCCAGATTTTTGCCATCGACGCTCCGGTGGCTGGTCCCGATACTAATGTTTGCAGCACATTTGGACCCCTTCAGCTCATTGGAGCAAGCCCTGCCGGCGGCATTTATTCCGGACCTGGTATTTCAAGTCCCACAGGTATCTTCGACCCTTCCCTCTCGGGTCTAGGTAGTTTTTATGTTTACTATGACTTCCAGGGATGCATCGACAGCCTTGAAGTCACCGTCTACGAGCTAGACGCGGGACCAGACACAGCTGCGTGCCCTGGAAGTGGGCCCCTGTTCTTAACAGGCGCTAATACTCCCGGTGGGACCTGGACTGGACCAAATGTAACGCCTACGGGGGTGTTTACTCCACCCGCGGTTGTGGATTCCTTTACCGTGTTCTATTCTGCCAATGGCTGCACTGATTCACTGACCATTTATGTCGACAGCATTGCCCTGGCGCCATTGGACTCGGTTTGTCAAAGTGACCCCATCGTTCAACTTCAATTCTCCCCACCAGGAGGATTGTGGAGCGGACCTGGGATCGTTGATGGTCAGCTTGGCTATTTTGATCCGGATGATGCCGGCGGCGGACTGCACACCCTCACCTATACCATCAGCGGTTGCGCAGGGTCTGAGGACATCTATGTATGGCCAATCGACATTGGGCAGAACAGGCTCGTGGTATGTCCTCAAACAGATACTGTATTCTTACCCACACCAAACCCAACAGGTGGGTATTGGAGTGGTCCCGGAATAATTGACTCGATCGCCGGGATATTCAACCCTTCCTTAATTGGTACTGGTGGGAACTATAACCAGGACATCTTTTACCATGTGAATGGTTGTGTGGACACCCTTGAAATTCGAGCGAGAAATACAACAGTCGACAGTGTTGTCCTGCGACGCTGCATAAGCGACACCATATTTGAACTAGGTAATGGAAATACGGGTCGAAATCCGTGGAACGGGGACTGGTCAGGTCCGGGCGTTATTGATCCCAATTATCCCGGCGAGTTTGATCCAGCGGCAGCTGGCCCGGGATTGCACCTTTTATACTACGACGCCAATGGCTGTAGAGACTCCATGTACATCGAGGTCTTTCCCCTGCCGACCGTTAATGACACCATTGTCTGCGAAGCTTCAGGAATCATCAATTTGTCCGAATCCGTTCCTGGCGGAATCTGGTCCGGACCAGGAATTGTAGTGGACACGACGGGCCTATTCGATCCTACTTTAGCAGGACCGGGAAGCCACACCTTGTACTACGATATATTTCAAGCCTGCCGCGACAGCATGGTGATCACGGTGGATAGCCTACCGGTTATTGACATGAGCTTTGTGGACTCTGCCTACTGTTTTATCGACAGCGTTATTGACTTAAACATCACGCCCGCCTCCGGAACTTTGACGGGTCCCGGTGTTATCGGCAACAACTGGAATGCCGCACTCGCGGGATCAGGAGTTCACCTCCTTCGTTTTGAAGCCACCAATGGAACCTGTACGGTTCAAGATTCTGCCTTTGTGTTGGTTCGAGATACCCTGGAAGCCAATAGCTCCGTGGATTCCACGGCTATTTGCTATGGTGATTCAGTTTTAGTCGACGTCAGTGCGGCTGGCGGAGAGACGACAAACATTCAATACCTCTGGAGCGATAGCCTTGGAACTGGACCAAGCCAAGTGCTTCAACCACTTCAATCGACAACCTATTTCGTCACCATAACGGACAACTGCTCCGAACCTGTGGTGCTTCCAATCGACATTGAAGTCTATCCGGAGATTGAAGTGGACCTCTTGCGTTCCGATACGGTCTGTTACGACTCCACAGGATGGGTGAGTATTCAAAGTGCCAATAACATAAATTACACTTTCACATGGCTGACCAATCCCACGCAAAATAGCCCGACGATCGACGTGGAGCGTGGGACCTACTACGTGGAATCCACCGATCCCAATACCGGCTGCTCCGTGGTCGACACCATTACGCTACCGTCCTTCTCCCAGCTCAACGCCAATTTTAGCCTTAACCCTAATTTCGATTGCTTATACCTAAGCGAGTCTCAGGTCAACCTCATCGATTTCAGTATTGGTGGTACTAGTGGCTATTGGGACTGGGGAGACAATACCGGCAATGTGCTCTACCAATTGGGGCAATATCCACAGCACTCGTATGCAGACTCCGGGCAATTCACCGTCACGCTTTACCTAGAGAACGAGGGTGGGTGCTTTGATATTCATCAAGAAACGGTCTGTATTGAACTGGACCCTGGAATCTGGATTCCGAATGCGTTCACCCCAGATGCCGACAACCTCAACGACGGGTGGAGGCCCGAAGGGTCGCAAATCGAAGAATATCGATTACTCATCTTCAATCGCTGGGGCGAACTCATGTTTGAAACGGACGATTTTTACGAAGCTTGGGACGGCACCTACAAAGGCGAGCCCGCCAAGAGCGACGCCTACGAATACCGATTGTGGTACCGATACATCGATGCGGAAACCGTCCATGAACGCATAGGTCAGCTCTATCTAATTCGCTGA
- a CDS encoding pyridoxal phosphate-dependent aminotransferase, with the protein MPSLSQKGQRMPSSPIRKLVPFADAAKAGGTTVYHLNIGQPDIKTPEVVQDAIHVAPVEIIAYSHSEGILTYREGLAKYYRNVGLEVNAHDIMVTTGGSEALSFIIGATMDPDDELIVPEPFYANYNGFSIANGVNVRAVTASIEDGFALPTIEEFEKLIGPKTKAILICNPGNPTGYLYSEAELEQLRALVIKHDLYLIADEVYREFCYDGRTHHSVMAMEGLDNHAIMVDSVSKRYSMCGARIGCIVSRNSHLMATIMKFAQARLSPPSLGQIAAEAALKTPQSYFDEVIEEYVERRDVLVDGLNKIPGVRCPKPSGAFYCIAELPVDDADKFAEWLLSDFSYEGGTVMMAPASGFYSTPGKGKQEVRIAYVLNIESLKKSLTILEKALEAYPGRIG; encoded by the coding sequence ATGCCATCACTTTCCCAGAAAGGGCAGCGTATGCCCTCCTCTCCAATCCGAAAGCTCGTTCCTTTTGCGGATGCCGCTAAAGCAGGTGGAACCACCGTATACCACCTCAACATTGGACAGCCGGACATCAAGACGCCAGAAGTCGTACAAGACGCCATCCACGTGGCTCCAGTGGAAATTATTGCCTATTCCCACTCCGAAGGAATCCTTACCTATCGAGAAGGATTGGCTAAGTACTATCGGAACGTGGGACTGGAAGTGAATGCCCACGATATTATGGTGACAACGGGTGGGTCTGAAGCCCTTAGCTTCATCATTGGCGCTACCATGGACCCAGACGATGAACTCATCGTTCCCGAACCCTTCTACGCAAACTACAACGGTTTCTCCATCGCTAATGGAGTCAACGTTCGAGCAGTCACAGCTTCCATTGAGGACGGATTTGCCCTTCCCACCATTGAGGAATTTGAAAAACTGATTGGTCCCAAAACCAAGGCCATCCTCATCTGCAACCCTGGAAACCCGACTGGGTACTTATACAGCGAAGCAGAACTGGAGCAGTTGCGGGCACTCGTGATCAAACACGATCTCTATTTGATTGCCGACGAAGTCTATCGCGAGTTCTGCTATGATGGCCGGACACATCACTCAGTTATGGCTATGGAAGGCTTAGACAATCACGCCATTATGGTCGACAGCGTATCCAAGAGATACAGCATGTGCGGAGCTCGTATTGGTTGCATTGTCTCGCGCAACAGCCATTTGATGGCCACCATCATGAAATTCGCACAAGCGCGATTGAGCCCACCGAGCCTAGGACAGATTGCCGCAGAAGCTGCCTTGAAAACGCCTCAAAGCTACTTCGACGAAGTCATTGAAGAATACGTGGAACGACGAGATGTCTTGGTCGACGGATTGAATAAGATTCCTGGGGTCCGATGCCCTAAACCTTCAGGTGCGTTCTACTGCATTGCCGAATTGCCCGTTGATGATGCCGATAAATTTGCGGAATGGCTCCTTTCGGATTTCAGCTATGAAGGAGGCACGGTCATGATGGCTCCAGCTAGTGGATTTTATTCTACTCCAGGTAAGGGTAAGCAGGAAGTGCGGATCGCGTACGTACTTAACATTGAGAGCCTCAAAAAATCTCTGACCATTTTGGAAAAAGCCTTAGAAGCTTATCCGGGACGCATTGGATGA
- a CDS encoding DUF1573 domain-containing protein has protein sequence MKKLIATLTLVFAGVALTFGQANTNPNAPQISFEKETHDYGTIDQGANGTYEFVFTNTGKEPLIITNAKGSCGCTVPAWPNEPIAPGASDVIKVKYDTKRLGAFNKSVTITSNAATPTKVIKIKGKVNAPSGNTSPVKQSGASPVAKP, from the coding sequence ATGAAAAAACTGATCGCCACTCTTACATTGGTCTTCGCTGGTGTAGCATTGACTTTCGGTCAAGCCAATACCAATCCAAACGCACCTCAAATCTCTTTCGAGAAAGAGACCCACGACTATGGGACTATTGACCAAGGCGCGAACGGAACCTACGAATTCGTCTTCACCAACACCGGTAAAGAGCCGTTGATCATTACCAATGCGAAAGGATCTTGCGGATGTACCGTACCTGCATGGCCGAACGAGCCGATCGCTCCTGGAGCATCTGACGTGATCAAAGTAAAATACGACACCAAGCGTTTGGGCGCATTCAACAAATCGGTAACGATTACTTCCAATGCAGCGACCCCAACAAAGGTGATCAAAATCAAAGGTAAAGTGAACGCACCAAGCGGAAACACATCACCTGTAAAGCAGTCTGGAGCTTCGCCTGTGGCAAAGCCTTGA
- a CDS encoding AAA family ATPase, producing the protein MDALRPATPMADKLIYESKKSKIYFYEDSEWNKPVLLKLLNYEFPTPRDISQFYNEFDIIEGLGMIGTREALQRLKYKGKHAMYLEWVEGQTVKEAFQGKQEDIRDFLHLAVPMASAVAELHDQNIIHKDISGNNMIVNLQERWVKIIDFGIASKITLKEQHLGNPEHLDGTLEYLSPEQTGRMNRVIDYRTDLYSLGIVYYEMLCGRTPYQGLDAMGIVHGHIAVTPPSPSEVNPKVPQAISDIVMTLLAKESELRYQSAQGLQADLKRCAEEWSSKESIEPFRLKEQDYSGKFSLPQRLYGRDGEIEVLLQKFTDVAEGGLELVLVAGYSGTGKSALVHEVHKPITEKAGYFVEGKFDQYQRSVPYYALLQAFNEFIDILLSENTLRLDAIREQIREAVGEEGKVLTDVLPNLELVIGEQPEVPELGGSEAQNRFNYVFRKFVNAVSTEEHPVVVFIDDLQWADSSSLSLLKSLVTDSDNAYLLFIGAYRDNEVSPSHPFMIAVDDVRKTGAEVYDLHIGNLSYDHVQELVSDALNKDPKAVEDLCELVVQKTQGNAFFATQFLKSLYEDELLIFDRSEKSWSYNLARIQEKNITDNVVDFMAAKALKLPESTQSALKFAACFGNQFDRATLMTISEQSEEDTIADLQPALAEGLLLPYGDEGFKFAHDRIQQAVYSLIPEEERDANHLRIGRLLLQNADDQVLEDKLFDIVNQLNWGVRLIENEVERTELCELNLRAGIKAKESSAFKVAYDYFVAGIDLLSKDPWKNQYRTTLQLHALAGETAYLNGDFEQMNQMINTVIDRAEHLLEKVKSYEIKILAYKAENKLIEAINTGLELLAQLGEKFPKKPTMVHVMAALIKSKIQLRGKSNETLADLPAMTDENKIAAMRIIADIASSSYWATPTLFPLLMFRMVELSLKYGNTAVSAFAFATYGVIMCGVLGAMKSGYEYGKLGLILLEKYKAKEWKTQIYTPMYCLIVNWNEHIDQTLGPLQESYHIGLETGAIEFACVNTNIYCIHSYLSGKPLDRLEVETRSYSESFDQFKQETNFNYNEVYRQGMLNFMGQSKDPIVLTGDAYDEEKMMAQNQERNDQTGTFFLHFNKLILCYCFGEYEKAVHHAAESRKLLEAVLAKFEIPNHHFYEALTLLALYDRSTGAQKRKSIRRVRKTIRQMKKWAKDAPENFMHKYHLLKAELLRVRGRMKEAGLAYDEAIKGASQHAFTHEEAIAHELAGVFYIKQNSERLAEHYLKSAYNAYREWGAQAKLRALEQEHPNYVSGVHGSSGIGTLTTSGSSSMGRTNSMLLDMSTVIKASASITREIVLHKLLKNLMHIVMENAGADRGILLLKDGAQFKVQAQSDDSGSTVEILQGTDYHDSASLSESVVSYVIQSKKNAVVQDAKNDVRYTQCKYIKDSSVQSILSLPILNRGNLDGVLYLENNHATAAFTQDRIDLLALLSGQIAVSINNAILYENLEQKVTERTAELAAEKKKSDDLLLNILPLETAEELKRDRKTTPRHFDMVTVLFTDFKGFTTMSEQLSPAEIVDELGRCFGAFDKICDAHKIEKIKTIGDSYMCVGGLPVPNSTHAADAVKAALEMRDWIEEYKAVSKAQGKPIFEIRIGLHTGPVVAGVVGSKKFAYDIWGDTVNTAARMEASGEVGRVNISGSTFDAVKDLFECTYRGKIDAKHKGEVDMYFVETVNTPVPT; encoded by the coding sequence TTGGACGCTTTGCGTCCTGCAACGCCTATGGCCGACAAACTGATCTACGAGAGCAAGAAGTCCAAGATTTACTTCTACGAGGACTCGGAGTGGAACAAACCCGTTTTGCTCAAGCTCCTGAACTATGAATTCCCGACGCCTCGGGATATTTCCCAGTTCTACAACGAATTCGATATTATCGAAGGTCTCGGTATGATTGGTACCCGAGAAGCTTTGCAACGCTTAAAGTACAAGGGCAAACACGCCATGTATCTTGAATGGGTGGAAGGTCAGACGGTCAAAGAAGCCTTCCAAGGAAAGCAAGAGGACATCCGGGACTTCCTACATTTAGCTGTTCCCATGGCTTCGGCAGTAGCAGAGCTGCACGATCAGAACATCATCCACAAGGACATCTCGGGGAACAACATGATTGTAAACCTCCAGGAACGTTGGGTGAAAATCATCGATTTTGGTATTGCTTCGAAGATTACGCTCAAAGAGCAGCACCTCGGAAATCCAGAGCATCTGGATGGCACGTTGGAATACCTGAGCCCGGAACAAACGGGTCGAATGAATCGCGTCATTGACTATCGAACCGATTTGTATTCATTGGGCATTGTTTACTACGAAATGCTCTGCGGCCGCACACCTTATCAAGGACTAGATGCCATGGGAATTGTCCATGGACATATCGCCGTCACTCCTCCTTCCCCAAGTGAGGTCAATCCGAAAGTTCCTCAGGCGATATCCGATATCGTCATGACTCTTTTGGCCAAGGAGTCGGAATTGCGCTACCAGTCGGCTCAAGGATTGCAAGCCGACTTGAAGCGTTGCGCGGAGGAATGGTCGTCGAAAGAAAGCATCGAGCCGTTTAGGCTCAAAGAACAGGACTACTCCGGAAAGTTTAGCTTACCGCAAAGACTCTACGGTCGGGATGGCGAAATTGAAGTCCTACTTCAAAAATTTACCGATGTGGCAGAAGGAGGGCTCGAGCTAGTCCTCGTCGCGGGCTATTCCGGAACGGGAAAGTCCGCATTGGTGCATGAAGTGCACAAACCGATAACGGAAAAAGCCGGGTACTTTGTCGAAGGAAAGTTCGATCAATACCAGCGATCGGTCCCCTATTACGCCTTGCTCCAGGCCTTCAATGAGTTTATCGACATTCTCCTGAGTGAAAACACATTGCGGCTTGATGCCATACGCGAGCAAATTCGCGAGGCGGTTGGTGAAGAAGGAAAAGTGTTGACAGACGTACTTCCCAACCTTGAATTGGTCATTGGCGAACAACCTGAGGTGCCGGAACTCGGAGGCTCGGAGGCCCAGAATCGTTTCAACTATGTCTTTCGAAAGTTTGTCAATGCCGTTTCTACGGAGGAGCACCCAGTGGTGGTTTTCATCGATGACTTGCAATGGGCAGATTCCAGTTCTCTCAGCCTGCTGAAGTCCCTAGTTACGGACTCTGACAATGCCTATCTCCTATTCATAGGAGCTTATCGGGATAACGAGGTCAGCCCTTCCCACCCTTTTATGATTGCCGTAGATGACGTTCGAAAAACGGGTGCTGAAGTTTACGACCTCCATATTGGGAACTTGAGCTACGATCACGTTCAGGAATTAGTCTCCGACGCACTCAACAAGGACCCTAAAGCCGTCGAGGACCTCTGCGAACTCGTGGTTCAAAAGACCCAAGGGAACGCCTTTTTTGCCACCCAATTCTTGAAATCCCTTTACGAGGATGAGCTGCTGATCTTTGATCGGTCCGAAAAATCTTGGTCCTATAACCTAGCGCGCATTCAGGAAAAAAACATCACGGATAATGTGGTGGACTTCATGGCCGCTAAAGCCCTCAAACTTCCCGAATCTACACAGAGTGCTTTAAAGTTCGCCGCTTGCTTCGGCAATCAATTTGACCGGGCAACGCTGATGACTATTAGCGAGCAGAGCGAAGAAGATACCATTGCTGATCTCCAACCAGCCCTAGCGGAAGGGCTCTTGCTCCCCTACGGAGATGAAGGCTTCAAATTTGCCCACGACCGCATCCAACAAGCAGTGTATTCTCTCATCCCAGAGGAAGAACGCGATGCCAATCACCTTCGCATCGGTCGACTACTGCTGCAAAATGCCGACGATCAGGTGTTGGAAGATAAGCTGTTTGACATCGTCAATCAGCTCAATTGGGGGGTTCGACTGATCGAAAACGAAGTAGAAAGAACGGAGCTCTGTGAGCTGAACCTTCGAGCCGGGATCAAAGCCAAAGAATCCTCTGCCTTCAAAGTAGCCTACGACTACTTTGTGGCGGGAATCGACCTTTTGAGTAAGGACCCGTGGAAAAATCAGTACCGCACTACCCTCCAGTTACATGCCCTGGCCGGAGAGACCGCCTATTTGAATGGGGACTTTGAGCAGATGAACCAAATGATCAATACGGTCATAGATCGCGCCGAGCATCTGTTGGAAAAGGTGAAGTCCTACGAGATTAAGATTTTAGCTTACAAGGCTGAAAATAAGCTGATTGAAGCGATCAACACTGGGCTCGAGCTCCTGGCACAACTGGGTGAGAAATTCCCCAAGAAGCCGACAATGGTCCATGTTATGGCTGCATTGATCAAGTCTAAAATTCAGCTTCGAGGCAAGTCAAACGAAACCTTGGCGGATTTACCCGCCATGACCGACGAGAACAAAATCGCGGCCATGCGCATCATTGCCGACATTGCCAGTTCCAGTTATTGGGCGACTCCAACCTTGTTTCCCTTGCTCATGTTCCGCATGGTTGAGCTTTCGCTTAAATATGGGAATACAGCGGTTTCTGCCTTCGCCTTCGCCACCTACGGGGTGATCATGTGTGGCGTATTGGGCGCCATGAAATCCGGCTACGAATACGGTAAACTCGGACTCATTCTTCTTGAGAAGTACAAGGCCAAGGAGTGGAAGACTCAGATCTATACCCCGATGTATTGCTTGATCGTAAATTGGAACGAGCACATTGATCAGACCCTGGGACCCCTTCAGGAATCCTACCACATCGGTTTGGAAACCGGAGCGATTGAGTTTGCTTGCGTCAATACTAATATCTACTGTATTCACAGCTACCTGAGTGGTAAGCCGCTCGATCGTTTGGAAGTTGAGACCCGGTCGTACAGCGAAAGTTTCGATCAATTCAAGCAAGAGACCAACTTCAACTACAATGAGGTCTATCGTCAAGGAATGCTCAACTTCATGGGGCAATCAAAAGACCCCATTGTTCTTACAGGGGATGCCTACGACGAGGAGAAGATGATGGCTCAAAACCAAGAGCGAAATGATCAAACCGGAACCTTCTTCCTTCATTTCAACAAACTCATACTCTGTTACTGCTTCGGCGAGTATGAAAAGGCCGTACATCATGCTGCGGAAAGTCGTAAGCTTTTGGAGGCCGTATTAGCCAAGTTCGAAATCCCCAATCACCACTTCTATGAGGCTCTGACGCTTCTTGCCCTCTATGATCGAAGTACGGGTGCACAAAAAAGAAAGTCCATTCGACGGGTGCGAAAGACCATTCGTCAAATGAAAAAGTGGGCCAAGGACGCTCCTGAAAACTTCATGCACAAATACCACTTGCTCAAAGCCGAATTACTTCGAGTTCGCGGACGAATGAAGGAGGCTGGATTGGCTTATGACGAGGCCATTAAAGGAGCCAGCCAACATGCGTTTACACATGAAGAGGCCATCGCTCATGAATTGGCCGGTGTATTCTACATCAAACAGAACTCCGAGCGTTTGGCGGAGCACTATTTGAAATCCGCCTACAATGCCTATAGAGAATGGGGAGCTCAGGCCAAATTGAGGGCTCTTGAGCAGGAACACCCGAACTACGTTAGTGGTGTGCATGGAAGTTCTGGCATTGGCACCCTGACCACTTCTGGATCCAGTTCCATGGGCCGAACGAACAGTATGCTCCTGGATATGAGCACGGTGATCAAGGCTTCAGCCAGTATCACCCGTGAAATTGTCTTACACAAGCTCCTGAAAAATCTGATGCACATCGTGATGGAGAACGCCGGTGCCGATCGAGGAATCCTACTCCTCAAAGATGGTGCTCAGTTCAAGGTTCAAGCCCAGTCTGATGATTCAGGATCCACGGTGGAAATTCTTCAAGGAACCGATTACCACGACAGCGCTTCCTTGTCTGAAAGCGTGGTCTCATATGTCATTCAATCGAAGAAAAATGCAGTGGTACAGGATGCCAAAAATGATGTCCGCTATACCCAGTGCAAATACATCAAGGACTCATCAGTTCAATCCATTCTGTCCTTGCCTATTCTAAATCGCGGGAATCTGGACGGGGTACTTTACTTGGAGAATAATCACGCCACTGCAGCTTTCACTCAAGATCGGATTGATCTTCTCGCCCTTCTATCCGGACAAATTGCTGTTTCCATCAACAACGCGATTCTGTACGAGAACTTGGAGCAAAAAGTAACCGAACGCACCGCGGAACTCGCTGCGGAGAAAAAGAAATCAGACGATTTACTCCTAAATATTCTTCCTTTAGAAACCGCTGAGGAGCTTAAGCGGGATCGAAAGACTACCCCGCGACATTTCGATATGGTCACGGTCTTGTTTACTGATTTCAAAGGCTTTACGACAATGAGCGAGCAGCTAAGTCCGGCAGAAATTGTAGATGAATTGGGGCGCTGTTTTGGCGCTTTTGACAAGATCTGCGATGCTCATAAGATTGAAAAAATCAAGACCATTGGAGATTCCTATATGTGCGTTGGCGGTCTTCCCGTGCCGAATTCGACGCACGCTGCAGATGCGGTAAAAGCGGCCCTGGAAATGCGTGATTGGATTGAAGAATACAAGGCTGTTTCAAAGGCGCAAGGAAAACCCATTTTTGAAATCCGTATTGGATTGCACACGGGACCTGTGGTTGCAGGTGTCGTGGGGTCAAAAAAATTCGCATACGACATCTGGGGGGATACCGTGAACACCGCGGCTCGGATGGAAGCCTCAGGAGAGGTCGGAAGGGTCAATATCTCCGGAAGCACGTTTGATGCCGTAAAAGATTTGTTCGAATGTACCTACAGGGGAAAAATCGACGCCAAGCACAAAGGCGAAGTCGACATGTACTTTGTAGAAACCGTTAACACCCCAGTCCCTACATGA